Proteins co-encoded in one Arachis stenosperma cultivar V10309 chromosome 7, arast.V10309.gnm1.PFL2, whole genome shotgun sequence genomic window:
- the LOC130941977 gene encoding uncharacterized protein LOC130941977, with translation MEPQSIVVIQDSTREVNLRIFEWALNSFLLRARDKLTLAIVLHEVITPMGYKSRVDSNNMIGANQRVIEEEVNNKKKKYLKDEGLIKIFNLYQSKKVEFNIEVAIGTSPRDVALKISKKMNATWLILDRKMKNDGDYFLNKLSCGISRIRRHNRIMHLRGRPALHQNNQDHTHDSIPVSMPDSVPESTPDEPFYRPKINPDEAECSNRGEDSEETSCAPLHFASIITKKPLKGKLRRAGDLKMISTLGGSKSTMEDQESSEFLSYCGAKSFYHGRAEEYQVCEQVFHFW, from the exons ATGGAACCTCAGAGTATAGTAGTTATCCAAGATTCAACTAGAGAAGTGAATTTGAGAATTTTTGAATGGGCTCTAAATAGTTTCTTACTCAGGGCAAGAGATAAGCTCACCTTAGCTATAGTCTTGCATGAAGTTATCACTCCAA TGGGTTACAAAAGCAGGGTGGACAGTAATAATATGATTGGAGCAAATCAAAGGgtgattgaagaagaagttaataacaagaagaaaaagtatTTAAAAGATGAGGGACTTATTAAGATTTTCAACCTTTATCAATCAAAAAAG GTTGAGTTTAACATAGAAGTAGCTATAGGAACTTCACCTAGGGATGTTGCTCTGAAAATTTCCAAGAAGATGAACGCAACATGGTTGATATTAGACAG GAAGATGAAAAATGATGGAGATTATTTCCTCAATAAACTTTCTTGCGGTATATCAAGAATAAGGCGTCACAATAGGATTATGCATTTAAGAGGACGACCTGCTCTCCATCAAAATAATCAAGATCACACCCATGATAGCATACCAGTCAGCATGCCAGACAGCGTACCAGAAAGTACACCAGATGAACCATTTT ATCGTCCAAAGATCAATCCTGACGAAGCAGAGTGCTCAAACCGAGGAGAAGATAGTGAAGAGACAAGTTGTGCTCCACTGCACTTTGCTAGCATAATCACCAAGAAGCCATTGAAAGGCAAATTGAGAAGAGCCGGTGACCTAAAAATGATATCCACTCTTGGTGGTAGCAAAAGTACTATGGAGGATCAGGAGAGTTCAGAGTTCCTATCATATTGTGGAGCTAAGAGCTTTTATCATGGAAGGGCTGAAGAATATCAAGTATGTGAACAAGTTTTCCATTTTTGGTAA